In one Nicotiana tomentosiformis chromosome 6, ASM39032v3, whole genome shotgun sequence genomic region, the following are encoded:
- the LOC104115460 gene encoding uncharacterized protein isoform X2 produces the protein MMMGCLGCAGQPTEPSPSPSLEKTESKPLVDESVVVTSPRVKLGDGRYLAYRERGVPKNISRYRIIIVHGFGSSKEMSFMASDELLDELGIYLLIYDRAGYGESSINPKRSLKSEASDIEELADLLQLGSRFYIIGVSLGCYPAWSCIKHIPARLAGVALVVPFVNYKWRTLPKDLTKDDYRKQLCRWVIWITRYARGLLHWWLTQKLFPSASVLDGNPQFFCDKDLDALKNTPGYQLFTQDGLKDRSVFDSLCSDCIVAFGKWDFNPLELSNPYPQNETSVHIWQGHEDKVVPVQLQRHVSQRLPWIRYHEVPDGGHLLVYDRAVCEAVLKSLVLGEDPPLYRPKLEN, from the exons ATGATGATGGGTTGTCTGGGATGTGCTGGTCAGCCCACAGAACCatctccttctccttctcttGAGAAAACTGAATCAAAGCCACTTGTAGATGAATCTGTTGTTGTCACTTCACCTAGAGTCAAACTTGGTGATGGCAGATACTTGGCTTACAGGGAAAGAGGAGTGCCCAAGAACATTTCCAGATACAGAATTATTATTGTTCATGGCTTTGGCAGCTCCAAAGAAATGAGCTTTATGGCTTCTGAT GAACTCCTGGATGAATTGGGGATATACCTTTTGATCTACGATAGAGCTGGATATGGAGAGAGTTCGATTAATCCAAAAAGGTCGCTTAAAAGTGAGGCATCTGATATTGAAGAGCTAGCTGATCTGTTGCAATTAGGATCCAGATTCTACATAATAGGCGTGTCGTTGGGATGTTACCCGGCTTGGAGTTGTATCAAGCACATTCCTGCAAG GCTTGCAGGTGTGGCTCTAGTTGTTCCCTTTGTCAATTATAAATGGCGGACACTGCCTAAGGATCTGACAAAGGATGATTACAGGAAACAACTCTGCCGGTGGGTAATTTGGATCACACGCTATGCTCGGGGGCTATTACATTGGTGGTTGACTCAAAAACTTTTCCCATCAGCTTCTGTACTTGATGGAAACCCTCAATTTTTCTGTGACAAAGATTTGGATGCCTTGAAGAATACACCAGGATATCAATTGTTCACTCAG GATGGCCTAAAGGACCGAAGTGTATTCGACTCCCTTTGTAGTGACTGCATTGTGGCTTTTGGAAAATGGGATTTTAATCCATTGGAGCTGAGTAACCCGTACCCACAAAATGAAACCTCAGTTCACATCTGGCAAGGCCACGAAGACAAAGTTGTGCCTGTTCAATTACAAAGACATGTCTCACAAAGGCTCCCCTGGATTCGGTATCATGAAGTTCCTGATGGCGGTCACTTGCTTGTGTATGACAGGGCAGTGTGTGAAGCTGTCTTGAAATCGCTTGTGCTTGGGGAAGATCCTCCACTATACAGGCCAAAGTTAGAAAACTAA
- the LOC104115460 gene encoding uncharacterized protein isoform X1, with protein sequence MVFKKLVVMMMGCLGCAGQPTEPSPSPSLEKTESKPLVDESVVVTSPRVKLGDGRYLAYRERGVPKNISRYRIIIVHGFGSSKEMSFMASDELLDELGIYLLIYDRAGYGESSINPKRSLKSEASDIEELADLLQLGSRFYIIGVSLGCYPAWSCIKHIPARLAGVALVVPFVNYKWRTLPKDLTKDDYRKQLCRWVIWITRYARGLLHWWLTQKLFPSASVLDGNPQFFCDKDLDALKNTPGYQLFTQDGLKDRSVFDSLCSDCIVAFGKWDFNPLELSNPYPQNETSVHIWQGHEDKVVPVQLQRHVSQRLPWIRYHEVPDGGHLLVYDRAVCEAVLKSLVLGEDPPLYRPKLEN encoded by the exons ATGGTTTTCAAGAAACTTGTAGTAATGATGATGGGTTGTCTGGGATGTGCTGGTCAGCCCACAGAACCatctccttctccttctcttGAGAAAACTGAATCAAAGCCACTTGTAGATGAATCTGTTGTTGTCACTTCACCTAGAGTCAAACTTGGTGATGGCAGATACTTGGCTTACAGGGAAAGAGGAGTGCCCAAGAACATTTCCAGATACAGAATTATTATTGTTCATGGCTTTGGCAGCTCCAAAGAAATGAGCTTTATGGCTTCTGAT GAACTCCTGGATGAATTGGGGATATACCTTTTGATCTACGATAGAGCTGGATATGGAGAGAGTTCGATTAATCCAAAAAGGTCGCTTAAAAGTGAGGCATCTGATATTGAAGAGCTAGCTGATCTGTTGCAATTAGGATCCAGATTCTACATAATAGGCGTGTCGTTGGGATGTTACCCGGCTTGGAGTTGTATCAAGCACATTCCTGCAAG GCTTGCAGGTGTGGCTCTAGTTGTTCCCTTTGTCAATTATAAATGGCGGACACTGCCTAAGGATCTGACAAAGGATGATTACAGGAAACAACTCTGCCGGTGGGTAATTTGGATCACACGCTATGCTCGGGGGCTATTACATTGGTGGTTGACTCAAAAACTTTTCCCATCAGCTTCTGTACTTGATGGAAACCCTCAATTTTTCTGTGACAAAGATTTGGATGCCTTGAAGAATACACCAGGATATCAATTGTTCACTCAG GATGGCCTAAAGGACCGAAGTGTATTCGACTCCCTTTGTAGTGACTGCATTGTGGCTTTTGGAAAATGGGATTTTAATCCATTGGAGCTGAGTAACCCGTACCCACAAAATGAAACCTCAGTTCACATCTGGCAAGGCCACGAAGACAAAGTTGTGCCTGTTCAATTACAAAGACATGTCTCACAAAGGCTCCCCTGGATTCGGTATCATGAAGTTCCTGATGGCGGTCACTTGCTTGTGTATGACAGGGCAGTGTGTGAAGCTGTCTTGAAATCGCTTGTGCTTGGGGAAGATCCTCCACTATACAGGCCAAAGTTAGAAAACTAA